One window of the Oncorhynchus clarkii lewisi isolate Uvic-CL-2024 chromosome 19, UVic_Ocla_1.0, whole genome shotgun sequence genome contains the following:
- the LOC139375111 gene encoding protein LBH-like isoform X2 — MTEVMISSTPMEDIRLSPSKDRLSFQIFPDPSDFERCCKLKDRLPSIVVEPTEGEVESGELRWPPEEFIVSEEEEKENHGKSQTGQPTQNNQD, encoded by the exons ATGACTGAGGTGATGATCAGTAGCACCCCCATGGAGGACATAAGGCTCAGCCCCAGCAAGGACCGGCTCTCCTTCCAG ATCTTTCCAGACCCCTCAGACTTTGAGCGCTGCTGTAAGCTGAAAGACCGCCTACCCTCCATCGTAGTGGAGCCCACGGAGGGGGAAGTGGAGAGCGGCGAGCTGCGTTGGCCACCTGAGGAATTCATTGTcagtgaagaagaggagaaggagaaccaTGGCAAAAGCCAAACTGGACAGCCAACGCAGAACAACCAGGACTAG
- the LOC139375111 gene encoding protein LBH-like isoform X1, with protein MSVFSPQIYCPVFVPSGDDMTEVMISSTPMEDIRLSPSKDRLSFQIFPDPSDFERCCKLKDRLPSIVVEPTEGEVESGELRWPPEEFIVSEEEEKENHGKSQTGQPTQNNQD; from the exons CCCAGTGTTTGTGCCAAGTGGAGACGACATGACTGAGGTGATGATCAGTAGCACCCCCATGGAGGACATAAGGCTCAGCCCCAGCAAGGACCGGCTCTCCTTCCAG ATCTTTCCAGACCCCTCAGACTTTGAGCGCTGCTGTAAGCTGAAAGACCGCCTACCCTCCATCGTAGTGGAGCCCACGGAGGGGGAAGTGGAGAGCGGCGAGCTGCGTTGGCCACCTGAGGAATTCATTGTcagtgaagaagaggagaaggagaaccaTGGCAAAAGCCAAACTGGACAGCCAACGCAGAACAACCAGGACTAG